The following are from one region of the Colius striatus isolate bColStr4 chromosome Z, bColStr4.1.hap1, whole genome shotgun sequence genome:
- the APC gene encoding adenomatous polyposis coli protein isoform X8, with protein MTRRQLEYEARQIRAAMEEQLGTCQDMEKRAQARVARIQQIEKDILRIRQLLQSQAAEAERAPQSKHDAGSHDTERQNEGQGAAEVSVAASSTGQGSTARMDHETDSVMSSSSNYSVPRRLTSHLGTKVEMVYSLLSMLGTHDKDDMSRTLLAMSSSQDSCIAMRQSGCLPLLIQLLHGNDKDSVLLGNSRGSKEARARASAALHNIIHSQPDDKRGRREIRVLHLLEQIRAYCETCWEWQEAHEQGMDQDKNPMPTPVDHQICPAVCVLMKLSFDEEHRHAMNELGGLQAIAELLQVDCEMYGLTNDHYSVTLRRYAGMALTNLTFGDVANKATLCSMKGCMRALVAQLKSESEDLQQVIASVLRNLSWRADVNSKKTLREVGSVKALMECALEVKKESTLKSVLSALWNLSAHCTENKADICAVDGALAFLVGTLTYRSQTNTLAIIESGGGILRNVSSLIATNEDHRQILRENSCLQTLLQHLKSHSLTIVSNACGTLWNLSARNAKDQEALWDMGAVSMLKNLIHSKHKMIAMGSAAALRNLMANRPAKYKDANIMSPGSSLPSLHVRKQKALEAELDAQHLSETFDNIDNLSPKASHRNKQRHKQNIYSEYVLDSSRHDDGMCRSESFNAGNMTVLSPYLNTTVLPGSSSSGRGNVENSRSEKDRSLDRDRAVGLSTYHPAAENTGTSSKRIGMQISTAAAQIAKVMEEVTSMHVPQEDRSSGSTSEMHCLTEDRNAPRRSATAHTHSNTYFPKSENSNRTCPVSYTKMEYKRASNDSLNSVSSSDGYGKRGQMKPSIESYSEDDESKFCSYGQYPADLAHKIHSANHMDDNDGELDTPINYSLKYSDEQLNSGRQSPSQNERWARPKHIIDEEMKQNEQRQSRSQNATYPVYTESGDDKHMKYQSPFGQQECVSSFRSRGSNGSDQNRVGSTLGMNQKVNQSLCHVDDYDDDKPTNYSERYSEEEQREEEDRPTNYSIKYNEEEHHVDQPIDYSLKYSTEVPPSSQKPSFTFPKTSSVQSTKADHISSSSVSTSGPSAGSKRQNQLHPNSAQNRGGHTQKTASCKTPSINQETIQTYCVEDTPICFSRCSSLSSLSSAEDEIGRDQSTRATDTSNTLQMTELKENSESLSTEGAVSEITSTSQHIRTKSSRLQTSSLSPSDSSRHKAVEFSSGAKSPSKSGAQTPKSPPEHYVQETPLMFSRCTSVSSLDSFESHSIASSVQSEPCSGMVSGIISPSDLPDSPGQTMPPSRSKTPPPAQGVQVKRDVAKGKAPSAEKREPGPRQAAVNAAVQRVQVLPDADTLLHFATESTPDGFSCSSSLSALSLDEPFIQKDVELRIMPPVHENEHGNEAETEQSDDTKDNQDKKAEKPVEAEKDILDDSDDDDDIEILEACIISAMPTKSSRKNKKPSQASAPKIPPPVARKPSQLPVYKLLPSQSRLQSQKHVSFTPGDDMPRVYCVEGTPINFSTATSLSDLTIESPPSELANVDSVGMAPESGEFEKRDTIPTEGRSTDDSQRAKGSSVTPPGLNDDKTEEGDILAECINSAMPKGKSHKPYRVKKIMDQIQQVSSSLSNKNQPESEKKKPTSPVKPVPQNNEYRARIRKTAEAKSSINNERNYPENRDAKKQNLKSNSRDFNDKLPNNEERVRGSFAFDSPHHYTPIEGTPYCFSRNDSLSSLDFDDDDVDLSREKAELRKGKETKEQETKDCSNPEQPSNQQPTNRTQVCQKHPTGRSQPKTFSQPGKDIPERGAATDEKMQNFAIENTPVCFSCNSSLSSLSDIDQENNNNKEGEPAKRTEAPDSQMESNRPQTSGYAPKSFHVEDTPVCFSRNSSLSSLSIDSEDDLLQECISSAMPKKKKNPRIKSESEKSSSRSTGGILAEDLTLDLREIQRLDSEHGFSPDSENFDWKAIQEGANSIVSSLHQAAAAASLSRQASSDSDSILSLKSGISLGSPFHLTPDQEEKPFTGNKGPRILKPGEKSTLESKKIESESRGIKGGKKVYKSIITGKARSNSEVSSQLKQPQQTSVPSISRGRTMIHIPGVRNSSSSTSPVSKKGPLLKSTNSKSPSEGQSLTSSPRGVKSSGKPEPAPITRQPSGLNQSGSSKGPSRSGSRDSTPSRPQQQPLSRPLQSPGRNSISPGRNGLSPPNKLSQLPRTSSPSTASTKSSSSGRMSYTSPGRQMSQQNLTKQTALPKSTSSIPRSESTSKGLNQGLGSGGSNKKTELSRMSSTKSSGSESDRSERPVLVRQSTFIKEAPSPTLRRKLEESASFESLSPSRPDSPTRSQLQTPVLSPSLPDMSLSTHATAQTGGWRKLPPNLSPSVEYDGRPAKRHDIARSHSESPSRLLINRSGTWKREHSKHSSSLPRVSTWRRTGSSSSILSASSESSEKAKSEDEKQHGSSLSGHKQSKESQAPAKGTWRKIKESEIPQIMSDPQHSSSGATNDSDAKTLIYQMAPAVSKTEDVWVRIEDCPINNPRSGRSPTGNTPPVINSVSDKGGMNSKDSKEIQEKQMPGNGGGLPIRTIGLENRLNSFFQIDSPDKKGTETKPLQNNPTPAPENSESTVSERTPFSSSSSSKHSSPIGAVAARVTPFNYNPSRRKSSVDNSSARPSQIPTPVNNSTKKRDSKSENPDSSGTQSPKRHSGSYLVTSV; from the exons TGCCCACGCCAGTGGATCATCAGATCTGTCCTGCCGTGTGTGTTTTGATGAAACTTTCGTTTGATGAAGAACACAGGCATGCAATGAATGAGCTTG gggGTTTGCAGGCCATTGCTGAACTGCTGCAAGTGGATTGTGAAATGTATGGACTTACAAATGATCACTATAGCGTTACTTTGAGGAGGTATGCTGGAATGGCTCTGACAAACTTGACTTTTGGAGATGTGGCGAACAAG GCTACATTGTGTTCTATGAAGGGCTGCATGAGAGCTCTCGTAGCCCAACTGAAATCTGAAAGTGAAGACCTGCAGCAG GTCATTGCAAGTGTGTTGAGAAACTTGTCCTGGCGAGCAGATGTAAACAGCAAAAAGACTCTAAGAGAAGTTGGAAGTGTGAAAGCATTGATGGAATGTGCTTTAGAAGTTAAGAAG GAATCCACCCTAAAAAGTGTTCTGAGTGCCTTATGGAACTTATCAGCACACTGTACTGAGAACAAAGCTGATATATGTGCTGTTGATGGTGCTCTTGCATTTCTTGTCGGTACACTGACATATCGGAGCCAAACTAACACTTTAGCCATCATAGAAAGTGGAGGAGGAATATTAAGAAATGTTTCTAGCTTAATTGCTACTAATGAGGACCATAG GCAAATCTTGCGAGAGAACAGCTGCTTACAAACCTTGTTACAACACTTGAAGTCACACAGTTTGACAATAGTCAGTAATGCATGTGGGACCCTGTGGAATCTTTCTGCACGAAATGCAAAGGATCAAGAGGCACTGTGGGACATGGGAGCAGTCAGCATGCTGAAAAATCTCATTCACTCAAAACACAAAATGATAGCCATGGGTAGTGCTGCAGCTCTAAGAAACCTCATGGCAAACAGGCCAGCAAAGTACAAGGATGCCAACATTATGTCTCCAGGATCAAGCTTACCATCTCTTCATGTCAGAAAACAAAAGGCACTGGAAGCAGAGTTAGATGCTCAGCATTTATCAGAGACTTTTGACAACATTGATAATTTAAGCCCAAAAGCATCTCACCGTAACAAGCAAAGACATAAGCAAAATATATACAGTGAATATGTCTTGGACTCCAGCCGGCATGATGATGGTATGTGCAGGTCAGAGAGTTTTAATGCTGGTAACATGACTGTACTCTCACCATATTTAAATACTACGGTATTGCCCGGCTCTTCCTCTTCTGGTAGAGGAAATGTGGAAAATTCTCGATCTGAGAAAGACAGAAGTCTTGACAGGGATCGAGCAGTAGGTTTAAGTACCTACCATCCAGCTGCAGAGAATACTGGGACCTCCTCTAAGAGAATAGGAATGCAGATTTCTACTGCTGCAGCTCAGATAGCCAAAGTTATGGAAGAGGTTACAAGCATGCATGTTCCACAAGAGGACAGAAGTTCTGGTTCCACATCTGAAATGCACTGTCtgacagaagacagaaatgccCCACGGAGGTCAGCCACTGCCCATACTCACTCTAATACGTACTTTCCTAAGTCTGAGAATTCCAACAGGACATGTCCTGTGTCTTACACAAAAATGGAATACAAGAGAGCTTCAAATGACAGCTTAAATAGCGTCAGCAGCAGTGATGGCTATGGTAAAAGAGGCCAAATGAAACCCTCCATTGAGTCTTACTCTGAAGACGATGAAAGTAAGTTCTGTAGTTATGGTCAGTATCCAGCCGACTTGGCACATAAGATCCATAGTGCAAATCACATGGATGACAATGATGGAGAGCTAGACACTCCTATTAATTACAGTCTTAAATACTCAGATGAACAGTTAAATTCTGGAAGGCAAAGTCCCTCTCAGAATGAAAGGTGGGCGAGACCTAAACATATAATAGatgaagaaatgaaacagaacGAACAAAGACAGTCAAGGAGCCAAAATGCAACCTACCCCGTGTACACTGAAAGTGGAGATGATAAACATATGAAGTATCAGTCACCTTTTGGACAGCAAGAGTGCGTTTCTTCCTTTAGATCAAGAGGATCCAATGGTTCAGATCAGAACAGAGTAGGCTCAACTCTTGGAATGAATCAGAAAGTAAACCAGTCCTTGTGCCACGTGGATGATTATGATGATGATAAGCCAACCAACTATAGTGAACGTTattctgaggaggaacaacGTGAAGAGGAAGATAGACCAACTAATTATAGCATAAAGTACAATGAAGAGGAACATCATGTCGATCAGCCTATTGATTATAGTTTAAAGTACTCAACAGAAGTTCCTCCTTCTTCTCAGAAGCCATCTTTTACTTTTCCAAAGACTTCTTCAGTGCAAAGCACTAAAGCTGACCATATTTCCTCAAGCAGTGTGAGCACATCAGGCCCCTCAGCAGGTTCAAAGAGACAGAACCAGCTTCACCCAAATTCTGCACAGAACAGAGGTGGTCACACACAAAAGACTGCCTCCTGTAAAACTCCCTCTATTAATCAGGAAACTATACAAACATACTGTGTGGAAGATACCCCTATATGTTTTTCAAGGTGTAGCTCTTTGTCATCTTTGTCATCAGCTGAAGATGAAATAGGACGTGATCAGTCCACACGTGCGACAGATACTAGTAACACACTACAGATGACAGAACTAAAGGAAAACAGTGAGTCTCTGTCTACAGAAGGTGCAGTAAGCGAAATCACATCAACGTCACAACACATCCGAACAAAATCCAGTAGACTTCAGACTTCTAGCTTGTCTCCTTCTGATTCCTCTAGACATAAAGCTGTAGAATTTTCTTCAGGTGCCAAATCTCCCTCAAAGAGTGGTGCACAGACTCCTAAGAGCCCACCAGAACATTATGTGCAGGAAACACCACTCATGTTCAGCAGATGTACTTCTGTAAGTTCCCTGGATAGTTTTGAAAGCCATTCAATTGCTAGTTCAGTTCAAAGTGAGCCTTGCAGTGGAATGGTAAGTGGTATTATCAGCCCCAGTGACCTCCCAGACAGCCCTGGACAAACAATGCCTCCAAGCAGAAGTAAAACACCACCCCCTGCTCAAGGAGTTCAAGTCAAAAGAGATGTAGCTAAGGGTAAAGCACCTAGTGCAGAAAAGAGAGAGCCGGGTCCCAGACAGGCAGCTGTAAATGCAGCTGTTCAAAGAGTTCAGGTGCTGCCAGACGCTGATACACTGTTACATTTTGCCACAGAAAGCACACCAGATGGATTTTCTTGCTCTTCTAGTCTGAGCGCTCTGAGTCTTGATGAGCCATTTATACAGAAAGATGTAGAGTTAAGAATAATGCCTCCAGTTCATGAAAATGAACATGGAAATGAAGCAGAAACTGAACAGTCAGATGATACAAAGGATAACCAAgacaagaaagcagagaagcCTGTTGAAGCTGAAAAGGACATTCTGGATGATTCTGACGATGACGATGATATTGAAATACTGGAAGCGTGCATTATTTCTGCAATGCCAACAAAGTCTTCACgtaaaaacaaaaagccttcTCAAGCATCTGCTCCAAAAATACCTCCTCCTGTTGCCAGAAAGCCGAGCCAGTTGCCAGTTTACAAACTTTTGCCTTCACAAAGTAGATTGCAATCCCAAAAGCATGTGAGTTTTACACCGGGAGATGATATGCCACGGGTATATTGTGTTGAGGGTACACCAATAAATTTTTCAACAGCTACGTCTCTGAGTGACCTCACAATAGAATCGCCTCCGAGTGAGTTGGCCAACGTAGACAGCGTGGGTATGGCACCAGAGTCAGGGGAATTTGAAAAGCGAGACACCATTCCTACAGAAGGTAGAAGTACCGATGACTCTCAGAGAGCTAAAGGCTCATCAGTGACTCCTCCAGGCCTGAATGATGACAAAACAGAAGAGGGTGATATTCTGGCCGAGTGCATTAACTCAGCGATGCCAAAAGGAAAAAGTCACAAACCTTACAGAGTGAAGAAGATCATGGATCAAATTCAACAAGTATCTTCATCTCTGAGTAATAAAAACCAACCAGAGAGTGAGAAAAAGAAGCCAACGTCACCAGTAAAGCCTGTTCCCCAAAATAATGAATACAGAGCACGTATAAGAAAAACTGCAGAGGCCAAAAGCAGTATTAACAATGAAAGAAACTATCCAGAAAACAGAGACGCAAAGAAACAGAATCTAAAGAGTAATTCAAGAGATTTTAATGACAAACTGCCAAATAACGAAGAGCGTGTAAGAGGAAGCTTTGCTTTTGATTCACCTCATCATTACACACCTATTGAAGGAACTCCGTACTGTTTTTCACGGAATGATTCTCTGAGTTCTTTAGATTTTGATGACGATGATGTTGACCTTTCGAGGGAGAAGGCAgaattaagaaaaggaaaagaaacaaaagaacaagaaaCTAAAGACTGTAGTAATCCCGAACAGCCTTCAAATCAGCAACCAACTAACAGGACACAAGTTTGTCAAAAACACCCAACGGGCAGAAGCCAGCCTAAAACTTTCTCTCAGCCGGGCAAAGATATTCCAGAGAGAGGAGCAGCTACAGATGAGAAAATGCAGAATTTTGCTATCGAAAACACGCcggtttgtttttcttgcaatTCATCTCTTAGTTCCCTCAGTGATATTGATCAAGAGAACAATAACAATAAAGAAGGGGAACCTGCAAAACGTACGGAGGCTCCTGACTCACAGATGGAATCTAACAGACCACAGACTTCTGGTTATGCACCTAAATCATTTCATGTTGAAGATACTCCTGTATGTTTCTCTAGAAACAGCTCTCTGAGTTCTCTTAGTATTGACTCAGAGGATGATCTTTTGCAGGAATGCATTAGTTCTGCTAtgcctaaaaagaaaaaaaacccaagaataAAGAGTGAGAGTGAAAAAAGTAGTTCCAGAAGTACAGGTGGTATATTGGCTGAAGATTTAACACTGGATTTGAGAGAGATACAGAGACTAGATTCAGAACATGGTTTCTCGCCTGATTCAGAGAACTTTGATTGGAAAGCCATACAAGAAGGTGCAAATTCTATAGTCAGTAGCTTGCAtcaagctgcagctgctgcatcaCTGTCTAGACAAGCTTCATCAGACTCTGATTCTATCCTTTCGTTAAAATCTGGTATTTCTTTAGGGTCACCATTCCATCTCACCCCAGACCaagaagaaaaacctttcaCTGGTAATAAAGGTCCAAGAATTCTTAAGCCAGGAGAGAAGAGTACACTGGAGTCTAAAAAAATAGAATCTGAAAGCAGAGGAATcaaaggagggaagaaagtaTATAAAAGTATCATTACAGGAAAAGCCCGCTCCAATTCGGAAGTCTCAAGCCAGCTGAAGCAACCACAACAGACAAGTGTGCCTTCAATTTCACGTGGTAGAACGATGATCCATATTCCAGGAGTTCGAAATAGTTCTTCAAGTACTAGTCCTGTTTCCAAAAAAGGTCCCCTACTCAAAAGCACCAACTCCAAGAGTCCCAGTGAAGGCCAAAGTTTGACCAGTTCTCCAAGAGGAGTCAAGTCCTCAGGGAAACCTGAACCAGCTCCTATAACTAGGCAGCCGTCAGGGCTGAACCAGAGTGGATCAAGTAAGGGACCTTCTAGATCAGGATCTAGAGACTCCACTCCTTCTCGACCTCAACAGCAGCCATTAAGCAGGCCTCTGCAGTCTCCTGGCCGAAACTCGATTTCCCCAGGAAGAAATGGTCTAAGTCCTCCCAACAAACTGTCTCAGTTGCCAAGGACATCATCTCCTAGCACAGCTTCAACTAAATCTTCCAGTTCGGGCAGAATGTCATACACATCACCAGGCAGGCAGATGAGCCAGCAAAACCTTACAAAGCAAACTGCCTTACCTAAGAGTACCAGTAGCATTCCACGAAGCGAGTCCACTTCAAAAGGGTTAAACCAGGGTCTCGGCAGTGGTGGATCAAACAAAAAGACTGAACTATCCAGAATGTCATCCACAAAATCTAGTGGAAGTGAATCTGACAGATCCGAGAGACCTGTCCTTGTTCGTCAGTCAACTTTTATTAAAGAAGCTCCAAGCCCAACTCTAAGACGGAAATTAGAAGAGTCAGCTTCATTTGAATCCCTGTCTCCTTCCAGGCCAGATTCTCCCACGAGGTCTCAGCTACAGACCCCAGTTTTAAGTCCATCTCTTCCTGATATGTCTTTGTCCACTCATGCAACTGCCCAGACTGGTGGTTGGCGAAAATTACCCCCTAATCTGAGTCCTTCCGTAGAGTACGATGGGAGACCAGCAAAACGTCATGATATAGCCCGTTCTCATTCCGAGAGTCCTTCGAGATTGTTGATCAATAGATCAGGAACATGGAAGCGTGAGCATAGTAAGCATTCCTCATCACTCCCTCGCGTGAGCACTTGGCGAAGGACTGGAAGTTCCTCCTCAATTCTGTCAGCTTCTTCAGAATCCagtgaaaaggcaaaaagtgAAGATGAAAAGCAACACGGAAGTTCTCTTTCTGGACACAAGCAAAGTAAAGAAAGCCAAGCACCAGCAAAAGGTacttggagaaaaataaaagaaagcgAAATTCCTCAGATAATGAGTGATCCTCAGCATTCTTCCTCAGGTGCCACAAATGACTCTGATGCCAAAACACTTATCTATCAAATGGCACCAGCCGTCTCTAAGACAGAGGATGTGTGGGTGAGGATAGAGGACTGCCCAATTAACAATCCTCGATCTGGAAGGTCCCCCACTGGAAATACTCCCCCTGTTATCAACAGTGTTTCTGATAAAGGGGGCATGAACAGTAAAGATTCTAAAGAGATTCAAGAGAAACAAATGCCAGGGAATGGAGGAGGCCTTCCTATTCGTACCATTGGCTTAGAAAACCGTCTGAACTCTTTCTTTCAGATAGACAGTCCAGACAAGAAAGGCACTGAAACAAAGCCTCTGCAGAATAATCCCACTCCTGCGCCAGAAAACAGTGAAAGTACTGTGAGTGAGCGTACACCATTCAGTTCCAGTAGCTCTAGCAAACATAGCTCTCCCATTGGTGCTGTTGCAGCGAGGGTGACTCCTTTCAACTACAACCCAAGCCGCAGGAAGAGTAGTGTGGACAATAGCTCTGCTCGGCCATCGCAGATACCAACGCCAGTGAATAACAGCACGAAGAAGCGTGACTCCAAGTCTGAAAACCCAGACTCCAGTGGAACTCAGAGTCCTAAACGCCACTCTGGCTCTTACCTGGTAACTTCTGTTTAA